The DNA window ACGTGGGCTTCCCGGCAAACTGTGCATCCAAAGGATACTTCTACGCGATTCTCTTAAGAGAATCGCTATTTATGTTATGCGACTTTTCTTACAAGCTGAATGTCGACATGAAGCTGACCGATGCTGGTTTCAAGCGTGAGTACTTTGTCTGATTTGTTCTGAATAGTGCATGTATCGGTATATTCGATGGATGGCGGCTGGATATCGCATTGTACCTGGTGATCGAACAAGCCGGTCATTGCATTGCCGCTAATGATGTTCACGACCTCGGAAATGGCCGAGGTGACGAAATCATCTAGCTCCTTCATCTCCATTCCAGAGAGAATTCGGACAATTTCCAGAGTTATGCTCTCAGGTATGCAATATTCAATCTTTCCTTCCAAATCGCCGATGATTCCGATACTGACGTTTACGGCCTTATTCTTCAACTCTGAAAGCTGCTCCGGTGGCGTCTTCTTAATGTCTAGATCGAGCATCAGTCGAAACACTTCCTGGGTTGCCTTGAAAAAAGGATGGGTCAAATCCGTCATACTTCTACCTCCAACCGGTGGATATAATCGGCAATCTTCTGGTCGGTGGCGGCCACGTGGTTAATCAACCAGGCAACCAGCTTGCCTGCGAATTTCTGCACGAGAGGTTCCTCATAGCCCTGTGCCTCGAACAATTTCACGAATTCCTGAACCTCGGAGGTAAATTCCGCATGGATCTCACAATGTCGATTACAATCGGGGTAACCTACACTTCTCTGATAGCACTCTTCGTCGTGAAAATGCTTCACTACGTACTCCTTCATAAATTCAAGTGTTTCCTTCACCTTCTGAACCTTATGCTCCCACGGTTCTTTAGAGCGAAGTACGAGCAAAAAGCTTTCGACTCGCTCAAACAGTTCCATATGTTGCTTGTCGATCAAGTCAACGCCGAGCGTATACTTGTCCTTCCACATCATCAGTAGGTCTCCTCCATGGTATTTTATGTAAATAGAAAAAAGGCAAATCTTATTATACGACACATCCTGACAAATGAATGTGAGCTTTGTTGCGTTCAGGTCTAGCGGCAGCAATGAGAAGGTACTATTGTGATGTTGAATCGGTTGAATAAATCATAAACAAGCGATAATCGCCTTAAAGGTTTACTAAGGATGATTATCGCTTGTTTTTGTAATCTATAATTTTATAGTTCGATTTGTTTAATGATTTTGGCTGGATTGCCACCAACAATCATATTATCAGGTACATCCTTGGTAACCACCGCTCCAGAAGCGATAACGACATTATTGCCAATGTTAACACCCGGATTAATCACTGCACGACCACCTATCCATACATTGTTCCCGATCGTTACTGGTTTGCCGTATTCCGGTCCAGCGCTTCGTTCGAATGGGTTGAGTGGATGAGATGCTGTATAAATATGAACGCCTGGACCAATGAGGCAGTTATCTCCAATGTGTACCTCACAGACATCCAAGATCGTGCAATCAAAATTAGCATAGAAATTTTCACCTACATAGATGTTGTATCCGTAATCAAAGCGGATATTGGGTTCCATGTACAGATTGTTACCTGTTGATCCAAACAGTTCTTTGAGCAACTTTGTACGCAGTTCATTATCGGTCTCCGCCGTCTGATTATAGACTCTTGTAATTCTTCTGGCATGTTCTCTTTCTTTCGTTAACTCAGGATCAGCGGCAATATATAGTTCTCCATCTAACATTTTTTGTTTTTCTGTTTTCATGGTGATAAATCATTCCTCTCGTATATCGCTTCAGCGTGTTTTATGCTTATTAAACGTATTTAATAACTATCGTTATAGTAGCAGAGCCTGATAGCTAAAGCAATGATAAATGCAATTCAATCATAATAAATTATCATAAACAACCATAATTTCATTGCTTCTAAAATCTGTTTCTGATATCATCGTGTTACATATTAAACGCGTTAAATAAGTTGCTTGAAGAGGTGATAAGATCTATGAGTGATTTATTGACCAATCCAAAAGATATGAAGAAAATGATCTTTCAAAACGTTCGCTCCGCTCTTTTAGAGCTAGGAGATGCAACAAAAGTTGAACTAAGTCAAAAGCTAGGAATCAGTTTCCCAACCATTAGTAAGTTCCTCTCTCAGATGGAGAGGGAAGGGGAGATTACGTTATCCGGGATTGACGATTCAAGCGGTGGGAGAAGAGCTAAGAGATATAGATATAACCCAGAATTTATGCTGGGATTAGCTATATTTTTGGAGAGGAATGAAACCAACTATACGGTATTTAATTGTCTGGGAGAATTAGTAGAACAGGGGAAGACTCCGAGTGTCCTAATGGAGGACGTGCAGAGTGTAACTAAACACATTGAAGAGATTGTGGAGAAACATCCAAAAATCCGTTCTATTGCAATTGGCGTACCCGGTTCGGTCAAGAATGGTCAGATCATTTATATACCTTGCTATAAGCCATTTGATCAATTTGATTTAAAAGGGCATTTTGAGGACCACTTTTCCATTCCAGTTGTCGTGGAGAATGATATGAACGCTGCGGTTCTGGGGTATCACAATAGCAACAAGAGTAAAGATAATTCGTCCTTGATCTATTTGTATCTTGGTCAGAATGGTCCAGGGGCCGGTATTATCGTCAATGGGAACCTAGTGCGAGGGAGCACATTTTTCTCAGGGGAGGTATCCTTTGTTCCGCAATATGATGATCGGAATTTCTCGGAAGCTTTACAAAGCCAAAAAGTTGACGCGATTAGTCGGTTGGTAGCAACGTTCTCCGCCGTAATTAACCCTCACACTATTATTTTTAATCACGAGGAAATAGACGATTCTGCAATCAAACAAATTGCGGGTAAGAGTGGCCTATATATTCCGGGAGAGCATCTTCCAGAGCTTGTAATAAGTGACTGGCAACAAGATTATTTATCCGGATTACAGAGCCTGGGGCTTGACCTGATGATTTCTGGATTAAGTATGAACAAACAACGAGGAGAATGATTGAACATTATGGCTACTTTCTTTTTAATTATTATTTACTTGGCTTTCATTAGCTTGGGATTACCTGATTCCATGTTAGGTTCTGCATGGCCCGTGATGCAATCTGAACTGGGAGCACCACTGGAGATGGCTGGTTGGCTGTTTATGGTCATCGCTGCGGGTACCATCGTATCTAGTTTGACAAGTGGAGCAATATTGAAACGATTTGGAACGGGCAAAGTTACACTGGTGAGCTGCATTATGACCGCAGTTGCATTATTAGGTTTTGCTTTCGCTCCTTCCTTTGTATGGTTATTTCTCTGCGCTATTCCTCTTGGATTAGGAGCAGGTTCTGTAGATGCGGGGCTCAACAACTACGTTGCTGCAAATTATAAAGCACATCATATGAACTGGTTACATTGTTTCTGGGGAGTAGGGGCTACACTTGGTCCTGTCATTATGGCTCAATTTATTTCGGGGCAAAACGGTTGGAGACATGGGTACTCTACGGTTTCCATGATTCAGTTTGGACTCGTGATCATTCTTGCTTTGACGCTTCCACTATGGAAACGAGTAGAGAGGATCAGCAATGTTACTTCAATTGAGGATGGAAAAGATGGAATCGATGCTTTTGAGGACAGTTCTATCGAATCAGTAAAACCATTGCAAATAAAAGGGGTCAAGCTGGCTTTAGTGTCTTTATTCTTCTTTAGCGGTGTTGAAGCTACCGTAGGCTTGTGGGGAAGCAGCTTTCTGGTGAATGTAAAAGATTTACCTGCATCAGTAGCAGCCCAATGGGTTTCCCTTTATTACGGGGGGATCACTGCGGGTCGATTTATCGCCGGATTTATTACATTCAAGATCAGTAACCGTATGCTCATTCGGGGAGGACAGATCATCGCCCTTAGCGGCGCATTGCTTCTACTTCTGCCATTACCGTCCATTTTTTCACTTGTCGGTTTTATGATCATAGGACTGGGTCTTGCTCCTATTTATCCGTGCATGCTGCATGAAACGCCTGTACGCTTTGGAAGAAAGCACTCACAGAGCATCATGGGATACCAAATGGCTTTAGCTTATACGGGAACGACATTGATTCCTCCACTTTTCGGATTAATTGCAACCAACTCAACAGTAGGGATCTTTCCAATTTATGTGGTTGGTTGTGCAGCGGCGATGTTCCTATTTTCAGAGCAGTTGAATGTTTTTCTGAGGAAGAAATCTACTTCTGAAGGGAAAAGCACGGGGGCTATAGAACTATAAGCCTAAATAGGAGGTACGTAAAATGACATTTGATTCAAAACAACTATTTTGGATTCATGAACCTACAGTTTATTCTATTCAGGAAAATAAGATCATCATTAGAACGGACCCTGAAACCGATTTCTGGCAGCGTACTTACTATGGTTTTAAAAATGATAATGCTCCGGCTTTATTGTGGAAGACAGAAGAACAGCATTTTTCATTTGTAGTCAAAACGCAATTTGACAGTAAACATCGTTATGACCAATGCGGAATTAT is part of the Paenibacillus segetis genome and encodes:
- a CDS encoding sugar O-acetyltransferase; the encoded protein is MKTEKQKMLDGELYIAADPELTKEREHARRITRVYNQTAETDNELRTKLLKELFGSTGNNLYMEPNIRFDYGYNIYVGENFYANFDCTILDVCEVHIGDNCLIGPGVHIYTASHPLNPFERSAGPEYGKPVTIGNNVWIGGRAVINPGVNIGNNVVIASGAVVTKDVPDNMIVGGNPAKIIKQIEL
- a CDS encoding bacteriohemerythrin; protein product: MMWKDKYTLGVDLIDKQHMELFERVESFLLVLRSKEPWEHKVQKVKETLEFMKEYVVKHFHDEECYQRSVGYPDCNRHCEIHAEFTSEVQEFVKLFEAQGYEEPLVQKFAGKLVAWLINHVAATDQKIADYIHRLEVEV
- a CDS encoding chemotaxis protein CheX yields the protein MTDLTHPFFKATQEVFRLMLDLDIKKTPPEQLSELKNKAVNVSIGIIGDLEGKIEYCIPESITLEIVRILSGMEMKELDDFVTSAISEVVNIISGNAMTGLFDHQVQCDIQPPSIEYTDTCTIQNKSDKVLTLETSIGQLHVDIQLVRKVA
- a CDS encoding MFS transporter — protein: MATFFLIIIYLAFISLGLPDSMLGSAWPVMQSELGAPLEMAGWLFMVIAAGTIVSSLTSGAILKRFGTGKVTLVSCIMTAVALLGFAFAPSFVWLFLCAIPLGLGAGSVDAGLNNYVAANYKAHHMNWLHCFWGVGATLGPVIMAQFISGQNGWRHGYSTVSMIQFGLVIILALTLPLWKRVERISNVTSIEDGKDGIDAFEDSSIESVKPLQIKGVKLALVSLFFFSGVEATVGLWGSSFLVNVKDLPASVAAQWVSLYYGGITAGRFIAGFITFKISNRMLIRGGQIIALSGALLLLLPLPSIFSLVGFMIIGLGLAPIYPCMLHETPVRFGRKHSQSIMGYQMALAYTGTTLIPPLFGLIATNSTVGIFPIYVVGCAAAMFLFSEQLNVFLRKKSTSEGKSTGAIEL
- a CDS encoding ROK family transcriptional regulator, giving the protein MSDLLTNPKDMKKMIFQNVRSALLELGDATKVELSQKLGISFPTISKFLSQMEREGEITLSGIDDSSGGRRAKRYRYNPEFMLGLAIFLERNETNYTVFNCLGELVEQGKTPSVLMEDVQSVTKHIEEIVEKHPKIRSIAIGVPGSVKNGQIIYIPCYKPFDQFDLKGHFEDHFSIPVVVENDMNAAVLGYHNSNKSKDNSSLIYLYLGQNGPGAGIIVNGNLVRGSTFFSGEVSFVPQYDDRNFSEALQSQKVDAISRLVATFSAVINPHTIIFNHEEIDDSAIKQIAGKSGLYIPGEHLPELVISDWQQDYLSGLQSLGLDLMISGLSMNKQRGE